A part of Anolis sagrei isolate rAnoSag1 chromosome 3, rAnoSag1.mat, whole genome shotgun sequence genomic DNA contains:
- the TMEM50B gene encoding transmembrane protein 50B: MAGFLDNFRWPECECIDWSERRNTVASVVAGILFFTGWWIMIDAAVVYPDPKQMNHAFHTCGVFSTLAFFMINAVSNAQVRGDSYGDGCLGRTGARVWLFIGFMLMFGSLIASMWILFGAYVTQNATVYPGLAVFFQNALIFFSTLIYKFGRTEELWA; encoded by the exons ATGGCCGGCTTCCTAGACAATTTCCGATGGCCTGAATGTGAGTGTATCGATTGGAGTGAAAGAAGAAACACTGTTGCTTCTGTGGTAGCTGGGATCCTC TTTTTTACAGGTTGGTGGATAATGATTGATGCAGCAGTAGTTTATCCTGACCCAAAACAAATGAACCATGCGTTCCATACTTGTGGTGTGTTTTCCACACTGGCTTTCTTcat GATAAATGCTGTATCAAATGCTCAGGTGCGAGGAGACAGCTATGGTGATGGATGTCTAGGAAGAACAG GTGCTCGTGTCTGGCTCTTCATTGGCTTCATGTTGATGTTTGGCTCACTTATTGCTTCCATGTGGATCCTTTTTGGTGCTTATGTTACACAAA ATGCTACTGTCTACCCAGGATTAGCAGTGTTTTTTCAAAACGCTTTGATATTTTTTAG CACACTTATCTACAAATTTGGAAGGACAGAAGAATTGTGGGCATAa
- the DNAJC28 gene encoding dnaJ homolog subfamily C member 28 has protein sequence MKWLCVVLMRNIQCRIWICSVLVPKKHNTAPCCFDYGCRWLSDHRRKNIKDSYKLLKLQEGCSQEEVRNVYRDLAKQYHPDSGSTSADSATFIQIQEAYTTVLNDIDEKMKSREKAEEDEEDKFKSKAPQHRHYLSFEGVGYGTPSQRQKQYTQFRVDRASEQVMEYRKQVMERQLAMNESMLAKDVRHSKKAKITQAIDRLVEDLIQESMAKGDFDNLSGKGKPLRKFSDCPHIDPMTHNLNRILIDNGYQPEWIVMQKEIRETIEKLRKDMVNSRKKLGDPMTPQKEKQWKEVCEQFIENIKTLNKRINDFNLVVPILSRQMVHFNAGKEIARVQELHTTQVEKKNGNDTKDSGNKSDRPLGVKNSFLKWITLALK, from the coding sequence ATGAAGTGGCTTTGTGTGGTGCTGATGAGAAACATCCAGTGTCGCATCTGGATATGTTCAGTGCTGGTTCCAAAGAAACACAATACAGCTCCATGTTGCTTTGATTATGGCTGTCGGTGGCTGTCAGATCACAGGAGGAAGAACATCAAAGACTCTTACAAGCTTCTTAAACTGCAGGAAGGTTGCTCACAGGAAGAGGTTAGAAATGTATACCGAGACCTTGCCAAGCAATATCATCCAGACAGTGGATCAACTTCAGCAGATTCTGCAACTTTTATACAGATTCAAGAAGCATATACAACTGTGCTTAATGATATAGATGAGAAAATGAAATCaagagaaaaggcagaggaagatgaagaagacaAATTCAAATCTAAAGCGCCACAACACAGACACTATTTAAGTTTTGAAGGTGTTGGTTATGGTACTCCAAGTCAAAGACAAAAGCAATATACACAGTTTAGAGTTGATCGGGCTTCTGAACAGGTCATGGAATACCGAAAGCAGGTCATGGAGAGGCAACTTGCTATGAATGAATCTATGTTAGCTAAAGATGTGCGGCACAGCAAGAAAGCAAAGATCACCCAAGCAATTGACCGATTGGTCGAAGACCTGATTCAGGAGTCCATGGCAAAAGGAGATTTTGATAACCTTAGTGGTAAAGGAAAGCCTTTGAGAAAATTTTCAGATTGTCCACATATTGATCCTATGACTCACAACCTGAACCGGATCCTGATAGACAATGGATACCAACCAGAATGGATTGTCATGCAGAAAGAAATAAGGGAAACCATTGAAAAGCTAAGAAAGGACATGGTCAATTCTAGGAAGAAGCTAGGAGATCCAATGACACCACAGAAAGAGAAGCAGTGGAAGGAAGTTTGTGAACAGTTTATCGAAAATATCAAGACATTGAACAAACggattaatgattttaatttagtTGTTCCTATTCTCAGCAGACAGATGGTGCATTTTAATGCAGGCAAAGAAATTGCACGTGTGCAGGAGCTCCACACAACCCAGGtggaaaaaaagaatggaaatgaCACAAAAGATTCAGGAAACAAAAGTGATAGACCACTTGGTGttaaaaacagttttttaaaatggaTTACACTTGCTTTGAAGTAG